Proteins found in one Luteimonas chenhongjianii genomic segment:
- a CDS encoding BON domain-containing protein — protein MGHRKQDDDTGVSEMKAFGEELIATGARYIEAGKRWLDARLDDSTSQRRAREQDGGRSRPGREYDPYRRGRGDHGPDRGAWSGGGASRSGMHEHDDDHGTGHGHAFWDEPPRGSAPEPGAGPWRQEQRWQPREPHSAGGDGYGAYGSERLRGSDDHLSDWGHRARPGQGSGRHGGHGRHTDAARHGNAAGGWRGVGPKGYVRSDARITEDICERLLYDDAIDAREISVQVRNGVVSLEGHVPGRAMKHRVEDLVERCAGVRDIENHLRVQRAGRTGQHDAAHDDSLHTGTPGAHAPDTNVPRSPSEQTSSAPSLTGSATGLNAPGAAASSGNVSGSGSDNGGDAPDDDGNPHRV, from the coding sequence ATGGGACATCGCAAACAGGACGACGACACCGGCGTGTCGGAAATGAAGGCCTTCGGCGAAGAACTGATCGCAACCGGCGCCCGCTACATCGAAGCCGGCAAGCGCTGGCTCGATGCCCGGCTCGACGATTCGACGTCGCAGCGGCGGGCGCGCGAGCAGGACGGCGGTCGCTCACGTCCCGGCCGGGAATACGACCCCTATCGCCGTGGACGAGGCGATCACGGCCCCGACCGAGGCGCCTGGTCGGGCGGGGGCGCCTCCCGCTCCGGCATGCATGAGCACGATGACGACCACGGCACCGGCCATGGGCACGCGTTCTGGGACGAGCCACCACGTGGCAGCGCCCCGGAGCCGGGCGCTGGACCGTGGCGCCAGGAGCAACGGTGGCAGCCGAGGGAGCCCCATTCGGCGGGTGGCGATGGGTACGGGGCCTACGGGTCGGAGCGGCTGCGCGGAAGCGATGACCATCTCTCGGACTGGGGGCATCGCGCGCGGCCGGGCCAGGGCTCGGGCCGCCATGGCGGTCACGGCCGGCACACCGATGCCGCTCGCCATGGCAACGCGGCGGGCGGCTGGCGGGGGGTCGGCCCAAAGGGATATGTGCGCTCGGATGCGCGGATCACTGAGGACATCTGCGAGCGGCTGCTGTATGACGACGCGATCGATGCCCGCGAGATTTCGGTGCAGGTCCGCAACGGCGTCGTGAGCCTCGAAGGTCATGTCCCCGGTCGTGCGATGAAGCACCGCGTCGAAGATCTCGTCGAGCGCTGTGCAGGCGTGCGCGATATCGAAAACCACCTGCGCGTGCAGCGCGCGGGTCGAACGGGGCAGCACGACGCCGCGCACGACGATTCTCTGCACACCGGTACGCCGGGCGCACATGCGCCGGACACCAACGTCCCACGATCCCCGAGCGAACAGACGTCCTCGGCGCCGTCGCTGACCGGTAGCGCCACCGGACTCAATGCCCCGGGCGCCGCGGCGAGCTCCGGAAATGTCTCCGGAAGCGGCTCGGACAACGGTGGCGACGCACCCGACGATGATGGCAACCCCCACCGCGTCTGA
- a CDS encoding bile acid:sodium symporter family protein — protein MARPAPAGLQLEPLMSFRPRVDPFTLMLLATIALASLLPVQGKAAAVMDIVTNGAIAALFFLHGARLSRAAIVAGARHWRLHLTILACTFGLFPLLGLLGRPLSGWLLTPELYVGILFLCALPSTVQSSIAFTSMAGGNVSAAVCSASLSSLVGVALTPLLMALLVGGDGAMANPLTAIARIMLLLLLPFVAGHLLRPWIGSWVERHRPVLRWTDQGTILLVVYTAFSASVIEGLWRQTPVWTVVAVTAVCAVLLAVVMPLVTWIARWLGFDRADEIAIVFCGSKKSLATGLPMAKLMFSSGGLGAIVLPVMIFHQLQLLVCAVVAQRYARRAPAPAPGQGAG, from the coding sequence ATGGCGCGCCCGGCACCCGCCGGTCTGCAACTGGAGCCCCTGATGTCATTCCGGCCGCGCGTGGATCCGTTCACGCTGATGCTGCTCGCGACCATCGCCCTCGCATCGTTGCTGCCGGTGCAGGGGAAAGCCGCCGCGGTCATGGACATCGTCACCAACGGGGCCATCGCCGCGCTGTTCTTTCTGCACGGCGCGCGACTGTCGCGCGCTGCGATCGTCGCCGGCGCGCGGCACTGGCGGCTGCATCTGACGATCCTCGCCTGCACGTTCGGGTTGTTTCCGTTGCTGGGGCTGCTCGGCCGGCCACTCTCGGGCTGGCTGCTGACGCCCGAGCTGTACGTGGGCATCCTGTTCCTGTGCGCGCTGCCCTCAACGGTGCAGTCGTCGATCGCCTTCACCTCGATGGCCGGCGGCAACGTGTCGGCAGCCGTGTGCAGCGCTTCGCTGTCGAGCCTGGTCGGCGTCGCGCTGACGCCCCTGCTGATGGCGCTGCTGGTGGGCGGTGATGGGGCGATGGCCAATCCGCTTACGGCCATTGCCAGGATCATGCTGCTCCTGCTGCTGCCTTTCGTTGCGGGCCACCTCCTGCGCCCGTGGATCGGGAGCTGGGTCGAGCGCCATCGCCCGGTGCTGCGCTGGACCGACCAGGGCACGATCCTGCTGGTGGTCTATACCGCCTTCAGCGCCTCGGTGATCGAGGGACTGTGGCGCCAGACGCCGGTCTGGACCGTGGTCGCGGTCACCGCGGTGTGCGCTGTGCTGCTGGCGGTCGTGATGCCGCTGGTCACCTGGATCGCGCGTTGGCTGGGCTTCGACCGCGCGGACGAGATCGCCATCGTGTTCTGCGGCTCAAAGAAGAGCCTCGCCACCGGCCTGCCGATGGCCAAGCTGATGTTCTCGAGCGGCGGCCTCGGTGCGATCGTTTTGCCGGTGATGATCTTTCACCAGCTCCAGCTGCTCGTCTGCGCGGTGGTCGCGCAACGGTATGCGCGCCGCGCGCCTGCGCCTGCGCCGGGGCAGGGCGCAGGCTGA
- a CDS encoding endonuclease/exonuclease/phosphatase family protein, with translation MLTLVFSAATALLAVATLMPTIRSGAWWIRCFDFPRLQLLLLSVLVLVLQLALRPVEDAWTVGIIVVNVACMLWQAWWIFPYTRLARVEVEDAPDSAQPRLRLLASNVLTTNRNAELLLAQVRKHRPDVLIAVETDSWWEERLDTLRDVLPHAMRCPLDNLYGMHLYTRLPMHDAEIRYLVEDDIPSIHVTLELDGGRRVALHALHPRPPSPTESDGSQERDAELVIVGRAVKESTLPVIVAGDLNDVAWSRTTRLFRKLSGLLDPRIGRGMYNTFHARLPGLRWPLDHLFHSTHFTLVGMQRLPDVGSDHFPILVELALSPGENDAEAGLDADADDQAQAQAAVEDATFSTSGSATLRAD, from the coding sequence ATGCTGACTCTGGTCTTCTCTGCCGCTACCGCGTTGCTCGCCGTTGCGACCCTGATGCCCACGATCCGCAGCGGTGCCTGGTGGATCCGCTGTTTCGACTTTCCGAGATTGCAGCTGCTGCTGCTGTCGGTGCTGGTACTCGTTCTGCAACTCGCCCTACGCCCGGTCGAAGACGCATGGACGGTGGGGATCATCGTCGTCAACGTGGCCTGCATGCTGTGGCAGGCGTGGTGGATCTTCCCCTACACCCGCCTGGCGCGGGTCGAAGTCGAGGACGCGCCTGATTCGGCACAGCCACGGCTGCGCCTGCTCGCGAGCAACGTGCTCACGACCAACCGCAACGCGGAACTGCTGCTCGCCCAGGTGCGCAAGCACCGTCCGGACGTGCTGATCGCGGTGGAGACCGACAGCTGGTGGGAGGAACGGCTCGACACACTCCGGGACGTGCTGCCGCATGCGATGCGCTGCCCGCTGGACAATCTCTACGGCATGCACCTGTACACGCGTCTGCCCATGCACGACGCGGAGATCCGGTATCTGGTCGAGGACGACATTCCGTCGATCCATGTGACGCTGGAACTCGACGGCGGCCGACGCGTGGCGCTGCATGCGCTGCATCCGCGCCCGCCCAGCCCGACCGAATCGGACGGCTCACAGGAGCGCGATGCCGAGCTGGTGATCGTGGGCCGGGCGGTGAAGGAATCCACGCTGCCGGTGATCGTCGCTGGCGATCTCAATGACGTTGCCTGGTCACGCACCACGCGCCTGTTCCGCAAGCTCAGTGGCCTGCTCGATCCCCGCATCGGTCGCGGCATGTACAACACCTTCCATGCCCGCCTGCCGGGTCTGCGCTGGCCGCTCGACCACCTGTTCCACAGCACGCATTTCACCCTGGTGGGGATGCAGCGTCTGCCCGATGTCGGCTCCGACCATTTCCCGATCCTGGTCGAGCTGGCGTTGTCGCCGGGAGAGAACGACGCCGAGGCGGGCCTCGATGCGGATGCCGACGATC